One genomic segment of Chitinophaga parva includes these proteins:
- a CDS encoding short chain dehydrogenase yields the protein MKILVIGGQGTIGQRVCAAFRQRGHAVVVAGRNSGDVQVDISQPASITAMFTSTGMVDACICTAGTGYYGPFETMTSAMMMPGIEGKLLGQVNLVLLGKTWLQEGGSFTLTSGIAAQHPARNGTCVAMLNGAVNSFVLGAAQELKGQRRINAVSPGLVEDSKDRYGAFFPGYNLVPMDKLVNAYILSTEGAVNGQILKVYS from the coding sequence ATGAAAATTTTAGTGATCGGTGGGCAGGGCACCATCGGGCAGCGTGTGTGCGCAGCTTTCCGCCAGCGTGGGCATGCGGTGGTCGTTGCCGGCAGGAATAGCGGCGATGTGCAGGTGGACATCAGTCAGCCAGCCAGCATTACCGCCATGTTCACCAGCACCGGCATGGTGGACGCCTGCATCTGCACCGCCGGAACGGGCTACTATGGCCCATTTGAGACCATGACCAGCGCGATGATGATGCCGGGGATAGAAGGCAAGTTACTGGGGCAGGTAAACCTGGTATTGCTGGGTAAAACCTGGTTGCAGGAGGGCGGCTCCTTCACACTTACCAGTGGCATAGCCGCACAGCACCCCGCGCGCAACGGCACGTGCGTGGCCATGCTCAATGGTGCGGTGAACAGTTTTGTGCTGGGCGCCGCGCAGGAACTGAAAGGGCAAAGGCGCATCAACGCCGTAAGCCCCGGGCTGGTGGAAGACAGCAAGGACCGTTATGGCGCTTTCTTCCCGGGCTATAACCTGGTACCGATGGACAAGCTGGTAAACGCCTACATCCTCAGCACGGAAGGCGCCGTGAATGGGCAGATCCTGAAGGTATACTCCTGA
- a CDS encoding SRPBCC family protein encodes MEKQIRHSIFFPQQPEQVWEFITDAELIAQWLMPNDFKPLPGHEFTFRISPMPQFDFDGIVYCKVLEIAAPHKLSYSWKGGPGDGSTNLDSVVTITLSPKEKGTEMTLVHDRFKVLENLRIFDAMDKGWLQNMHKMAAGLQARHQTVS; translated from the coding sequence ATGGAAAAGCAGATCCGTCACAGCATTTTCTTTCCCCAGCAACCGGAGCAGGTGTGGGAGTTTATTACTGATGCAGAATTGATCGCCCAGTGGCTTATGCCCAATGATTTTAAGCCCCTCCCGGGTCATGAGTTCACCTTCCGCATATCGCCCATGCCCCAGTTTGATTTTGACGGTATCGTGTATTGCAAGGTGCTGGAAATTGCGGCCCCGCATAAGCTCTCTTATTCCTGGAAAGGCGGGCCCGGCGATGGCAGTACCAACCTTGATTCCGTGGTGACCATCACCCTCAGCCCCAAAGAAAAAGGTACTGAAATGACGCTGGTGCACGACCGGTTTAAGGTGCTGGAAAATCTCCGGATCTTTGACGCCATGGATAAAGGCTGGCTGCAGAATATGCACAAAATGGCAGCAGGCCTGCAAGCCCGCCACCAGACTGTATCCTGA
- a CDS encoding helix-turn-helix transcriptional regulator has product MLHRFPPPPSATDASFLASATETFAKLKQESTAGRRTVMMTEHTLIFVLKGVKLLHFAHETVRVSPGEVFLLRKGIYVMAEYIEEGLDFEALMLFPPGQLLRSMTAQSRAGTTLPDGRCLVFPATPLVNAFKEGFRQYFSRPPLHLETLLPLKQQEILWLLLSGPQGHQVQAFIQAAIRAEPTDIDHIVREYLLQPVSIAELAALANCSLAKFKRDFQQRYQCAPRQWINQQRLQHARMLLQHTHKQVTEIAADCGFESTSYFIRLYKSNYGYTPARERAKIAMD; this is encoded by the coding sequence ATGCTACACCGTTTTCCACCGCCTCCTTCCGCTACAGACGCTTCTTTCCTGGCCAGCGCCACGGAAACATTTGCCAAGCTGAAACAGGAATCCACCGCGGGCAGACGCACGGTAATGATGACCGAGCATACCCTCATCTTTGTGCTCAAAGGTGTAAAGCTGCTCCACTTTGCCCATGAAACAGTGCGCGTATCGCCGGGAGAAGTGTTCCTGCTGCGCAAAGGCATTTACGTGATGGCGGAATATATTGAAGAGGGGCTGGACTTTGAAGCGCTGATGCTTTTCCCGCCGGGCCAATTGCTACGCAGCATGACCGCACAAAGCCGCGCCGGCACTACCTTACCGGACGGCCGCTGCCTGGTGTTCCCAGCCACCCCGCTGGTCAATGCATTTAAGGAGGGTTTCCGGCAATATTTTTCCCGGCCGCCATTGCACCTGGAAACGCTCCTGCCCTTGAAACAGCAGGAGATCTTATGGCTGCTGCTTTCCGGCCCACAGGGCCACCAGGTACAGGCCTTCATACAGGCTGCCATTCGCGCGGAACCTACCGATATTGATCACATTGTGCGGGAATACCTATTGCAACCGGTGAGCATTGCAGAACTGGCGGCCCTGGCTAATTGCAGCCTGGCCAAGTTCAAGCGCGATTTCCAGCAGCGCTATCAATGTGCACCACGCCAGTGGATCAACCAGCAACGGCTGCAGCATGCGCGCATGCTGTTGCAGCACACCCACAAGCAAGTGACGGAAATTGCGGCGGACTGCGGCTTTGAGAGTACCTCTTATTTTATACGGCTTTATAAAAGCAACTATGGGTATACCCCGGCCCGGGAAAGAGCCAAAATTGCTATGGATTGA